One genomic region from Pristis pectinata isolate sPriPec2 chromosome X, sPriPec2.1.pri, whole genome shotgun sequence encodes:
- the LOC127566956 gene encoding keratin, type II cytoskeletal 8-like, with product MATSVRSTQLSTKRTITQHGGGFGSGFSSGVSIGGGGYAGGYGSGYGSGGLARTSFRSSVGSSRGVSAGKRAYSIAGISTRPAISTSSQFRLGSGLSATTAALDLNAPLPTIDTSLQRVREQETKELTSLNNQFVSFIDRVRYLEEVNTQLKIKLDLLKKQGTYTSNIDNMFQAYIDNLNKQLESLGQEKLKFESDLVQMQGLVEDFKGKYEDEINKRTEMENEFVMVKKDVDESYMNKVELEAKLESLMDEIEFLKTIFQEEIRELEAQIQNTSVSVQVDTGRTLDVAAIINEVKAQYQMMADRNRLECDQWKKAKMNELSMAPGGYGDEMRTIKLECNELHSRIRKLTSDIDQLKQQRLRLEAAITEAEERGEMSLRESKETIVKLQEAIQKAKQEITKQMREIEELMHVKMSLDIEINTYQKLLEGEEARMLEGVKTLNIQQVQQQGNFGDSFYQSGLGSMETSRITGERLETTKNILVKTIEQLDGVTVSSTTSTLQ from the exons ATGGCCACCTCTGTCAGATCGACACAACTTTCCACCAAACGAACGATAACGCAGCATGGCGGCGGCTTCGGCAGCGGCTTCAGCAGCGGCGTCAGCATCGGCGGCGGCGGCTATGCCGGCGGCTATGGCAGTGGCTATGGCAGCGGCGGCTTGGCCCGGACCTCGTTCCGCTCTTCCGTGGGCTCAAGTCGGGGAGTGTCAGCTGGCAAGCGGGCTTACAGTATAGCTGGAATTTCGACAAGACCGGCAATATCCACCTCATCCCAATTCAGGCTTGGTTCTGGTTTGAGTGCGACGACAGCGGCCCTTGATCTAAACGCTCCCTTACCAACAATTGACACCAGTCTGCAAAGAGTTCGGGAGCAGGAGACGAAGGAGCTCACTTCGCTCAACAACCAGTTTGTTTCTTTCATTGACAGG GTTCGCTATCTCGAAGAGGTAAATACACAACTGAAGATCAAACTGGACCTCCTGAAGAAACAAGGGACTTACACATCCAACATCGATAACATGTTCCAAGCTTACATTGACAACCTCAACAAGCAACTGGAAAGTCTTGGGCAGGAGAAGCTGAAGTTCGAGTCGGATCTTGTGCAGATGCAAGGTCTAGTTGAGGACTTTAAGGGCAA ATACGAAGATGAAATTAACAAGCGGACAGAAATGGAAAACGAGTTCGTCATGGTCAAGAAG GATGTCGATGAATCCTACATGAACAAGGTGGAACTGGAAGCGAAACTGGAAAGCCTGATGGATGAAATCGAATTCCTCAAGACAATCTTCCAAGAG GAAATCCGCGAGCTGGAGGCACAGATTCAGAACACTTCTGTCAGCGTGCAAGTAGACACTGGTCGCACTCTGGATGTGGCAGCGATCATTAATGAAGTCAAGGCCCAATACCAAATGATGGCAGATAGAAACCGCTTAGAGTGTGACCAATGGAAAAAGGCCAAG ATGAACGAACTCAGCATGGCACCTGGAGGTTATGGAGATGAAATGCGAACGATCAAATTAGAGTGTAATGAACTGCACAGTCGCATCCGGAAACTGACCTCGGATATCGATCAACTCAAGCAGCAG CGTTTGAGACTGGAGGCTGCAATCACAGAAGCGGAGGAACGCGGCGAGATGTCTCTCAGAGAGAGTAAAGAGACGATTGTGAAACTGCAAGAAGCCATCCAGAAAGCAAagcaagagattaccaagcaAATGCGCGAAATCGAAGAGCTGATGCATGTCAAGATGAGCCTGGATATTGAAATTAACACCTACCAGAAGCTACTGGAGGGAGAGGAGGCCAG GATGTTAGAAGGGGTAAAAACACTCAACATCCAGCAAGTGCAACAGCAAG gtaACTTTGGTGACTCCTTTTATCAGAGTGGTCTGGGCTCAATGGAAACCTCTCGCATCACAGGAGAACGATTGGAAACCACTAAGAACATACTGGTGAAAACAATTGAGCAATTGGATGGTGTTACAGTTTCATCAACAACAAGTACTTTGCAATAA
- the LOC127566958 gene encoding keratin, type II cytoskeletal 8-like encodes MQTSKQIEHSSSSSRATYSRSSSSDVGRTTISTTKTVKQVSSPSYRNVISTSTMMTQDVDPLIQVIRREEKDQIKTLNNRFASFIDKVRHLEQQNKVLETKWTLLQQQGGYNSNHEDLYKAYINALARQLESFNQDKIRLDSELEQMHKAVTGLKIQYEDEMNNRAGMENDFVTLKKRVDDSYLTKHQLVDSLDGLVSELEFLKQVYEEELRELHSQIKDIAVTVEVDNYRDLDLQELVTNMKEQYELLAVKGREEAQSMYKSKFNQLSQSAGKYDDELRILKGDIAETSRRIVKMNSEIDSLKNQRTALEAAITEVEERGELNLRSTRAKITEKENEIYKAKQEAAKKMREYQELMNVKIALDFEIATYRKLLEGEEIRIGQQQKAILHLNTTPMVSEFGGSGSSSSYSRSYSSEQQETLVNGASMQNFSSSSTGRKAVMVKTVQSVNRVTN; translated from the exons ATGCAGACATCAAAGCAGATTGAacatagcagcagcagcagccgagCTACCTATAGCCGTTCTTCCAGCTCTGATGTTGGGAGGACCACAATTTCAACCACGAAGACTGTGAAGCAAGTCAGTTCCCCATCTTACCGAAATGTCATCAGCACATCCACTATGATGACTCAGGATGTCGACCCTCTCATCCAAGTGATTCGCCGAGAGGAAAAAGACCAGATAAAGACACTCAATAACCGTTTTGCCAGCTTTATCGACAAG GTTCGTCACCTTGAgcaacaaaacaaagttttggagACCAAATGGACTCTCTTGCAGCAGCAGGGAGGTTACAATTCCAACCACGAGGATCTGTACAAGGCATACATCAATGCCCTGGCCCGACAGCTGGAAAGCTTTAATCAAGACAAGATACGGTTGGATAGTGAGTTGGAACAGATGCACAAGGCGGTGACTGGCCTCAAGATCCA GTATGAAGATGAAATGAATAATCGTGCAGGAATGGAAAATGATTTTGTAACTTTGAAGAAG AGGGTCGATGATTCATATCTGACAAAACATCAGCTTGTGGATTCACTCGATGGACTCGTCAGTGAGCTTGAGTTCTTGAAACAGGTCTACGAAGAG GAACTCCGTGAACTGCATTCACAAATCAAGGATATTGCTGTCACTGTTGAAGTTGATAATTACCGTGATCTGGACCTCCAGGAACTTGTTACTAACATGAAGGAGCAGTATGAACTGTTGGCAGTCAAGGGTCGTGAGGAGGCTCAGTCTATGTACAAATCCAAG TTCAATCAACTCTCTCAGTCTGCTGGAAAATATGACGATGAACTGCGCATCCTCAAGGGCGACATTGCAGAAACAAGCAGGAGAATTGTGAAAATGAATTCTGAAATAGATTCCCTTAAGAACCAG CGCACTGCGTTAGAAGCAGCAATCACTGAAGTTGAAGAACGAGGAGAGCTAAATTTGAGAAGCACCAGGGCTAAGATTACTGAAAAGGAGAATGAAATATACAAGGCAAAGCAGGAAGCAGCCAAGAAAATGCGTGAATACCAGGAATTAATGAATGTCAAAATTGCTCTGGATTTTGAAATTGCGACCTACAGGAAATTGCTGGAGGGAGAGGAGATCAG GATTGGTCAGCAACAGAAGGCAATTCTTCATCTTAACACCACACCAATGGTGTCTG AGTTTGGAGGTTCTGGTTCCAGTTCCTCATATTCCAGAAGTTATTCAAGTGAACAACAGGAAACCCTTGTGAATGGAGCCAGTATGCAGAATTTCTCCAGTAGTTCAACTGGAAGGAAAGCAGTCATGGTGAAAACGGTTCAGTCAGTTAATAGAGTAACAAACTGA